One window of the Longimicrobiaceae bacterium genome contains the following:
- a CDS encoding 3-hydroxyacyl-CoA dehydrogenase family protein translates to MDEKLERVGVLGAGTMGHGIAQVCAMAGFGVSLFDPQPGQVDAALAAIKGNLDKGVERGKVSPEVRGMAIANLHKAADLRDAVNDADLVVEAVPERIDVKLRTFEDADCHAPAHAVLASNTSSISISRIAEATGRPAQVVGLHFFNPVHIMKLLEVVRGEATSQATVDAALAFARKIGKEPIVVTDTPGFASSRLGVVLGLEAMRMVEQGVASPQDIDTAMTLGYNHPMGPLRLTDLVGLDVRLGIAEYLNDALGGEQYRPPEILRRMVAEGKLGKKSGEGFYRWEDGK, encoded by the coding sequence GTGGACGAGAAGCTGGAGCGCGTGGGCGTCCTCGGCGCGGGGACGATGGGGCACGGGATCGCCCAGGTGTGCGCCATGGCGGGGTTCGGGGTCAGCCTTTTCGACCCGCAGCCGGGGCAGGTGGACGCGGCGCTGGCCGCGATCAAGGGGAACCTCGACAAGGGGGTGGAGCGCGGGAAGGTGTCCCCGGAGGTGCGCGGGATGGCGATCGCCAACCTGCACAAGGCGGCCGACCTGCGCGACGCGGTGAACGACGCGGACCTCGTCGTCGAGGCGGTGCCGGAGCGGATCGACGTCAAGCTGCGCACCTTCGAGGACGCGGACTGCCACGCGCCGGCGCACGCCGTCCTGGCGAGCAACACGTCGTCCATCAGCATCTCCCGGATCGCGGAGGCCACGGGGCGGCCGGCCCAAGTGGTGGGGCTGCACTTCTTCAACCCCGTCCACATCATGAAGCTGCTGGAGGTGGTGCGCGGCGAGGCCACCTCGCAGGCCACCGTGGACGCGGCGCTCGCCTTCGCGCGGAAGATCGGCAAGGAGCCCATCGTCGTGACGGACACGCCGGGGTTCGCGTCGTCGCGGCTCGGCGTGGTGCTCGGGCTGGAGGCTATGCGGATGGTGGAGCAGGGCGTCGCGTCGCCGCAGGACATCGACACGGCCATGACGCTGGGCTACAACCACCCCATGGGGCCGCTGCGGCTCACCGACCTGGTGGGGCTGGACGTGCGCCTCGGCATCGCGGAGTACCTGAACGACGCGCTCGGCGGGGAGCAGTACCGCCCGCCGGAGATCCTGCGGCGCATGGTGGCGGAGGGGAAGCTCGGGAAGAAGTCGGGCGAGGGATTCTACCGCTGGGAGGACGGCAAGTGA